GACATCTGGATGATATCCCCCCTGTGGGACCCGGTCGCCATGGACAATTCGGCCATCACCTTCGAAACCGTGGTGGACCACATCGACCATGTCTGCCAGCTGACCGGGAGCGCGCGCCACGCCGCCATCGGCACCGACCTGGACGGCGGCTACGGCAAGGAACAGTGCCCGTCCGATATGGAGACCATCGCCGACCTGCGCAAGATCCCCGCCATACTCGACAGCCGCGGCTACTCGGAGACCGACATCGCCGACATCATGCACGGCAACTGGGTCCGGACGCTGCGCACGGCGTGGGGTTGAGTAGTCGAAGGCCGGCGTTCACCCTTTATAAAACTTGAGGCCGCTTTATGCCTGAAGCTCCCGTATTCCGTCGTCACACCATCTACGAAGGCGGCCCCGCCGAGCGCATGGACTGCGTGGTGGGGGACCTCGATGGCGACGGCGTGCAGGAATTCGTCATCGCCACACGCAATCCGGACGGACTCCACTGGTTCGGCAGGACGGATCAGGGCACGTGGGCGCCTCACCTGATGGATGACGCGTTTCCGAGCATCAGTGTCGGCACCGCCCTTGTGGACCTCACCGGGAACGGGAAGCTCGACCTGATCTCCGGCACCAGTGATCGGGGCAACCACGTATTCTGGTGGGAATGCCCCGACGATCCCGCCCGGCGATGGACCCGGCGCGTTGTCTTCGAACTTCCTCATAGCCGAATCCACGACCTGCTGGTTGCGGATATCGACGGCGACGGTCGGTACGAGTTGTACGTATGGAACCCCGATGCCGGGACGATCTTCTCGGTGCCGGTGCCCGAGGATCCATATGTGTCTCCATGGCCGGGTGTCCGCATGGTGGCCACCGGCGTGAGCGAACAGGACTTCGTGGCCGCCGACGTGGACGGAGACGGGCGGC
This region of Gemmatimonadota bacterium genomic DNA includes:
- a CDS encoding VCBS repeat-containing protein translates to MPEAPVFRRHTIYEGGPAERMDCVVGDLDGDGVQEFVIATRNPDGLHWFGRTDQGTWAPHLMDDAFPSISVGTALVDLTGNGKLDLISGTSDRGNHVFWWECPDDPARRWTRRVVFELPHSRIHDLLVADIDGDGRYELYVWNPDAGTIFSVPVPEDPYVSPWPGVRMVATGVSEQDFVAADVDGDGRLELIAGTSWYRLLPNGEWERHIFAEGYGGVRVRAADFDGDGRVEIALCEVALDIGQTYGRLALFRPGSDVDRPWEAEVLNDQLLDAHTLQVADFDGDGRPDIYVGEMGRGDWTKPHPPRQLLYLSRDGRMEEHVIDTGIGTHEAQVIELDGKVGIISKPYRWLQDTAPRPQLVDNLYLYLPE